The Chryseolinea soli genome contains a region encoding:
- a CDS encoding helicase HerA-like domain-containing protein has protein sequence MSKENFIAAINKAYTTSLPSIYLGAGVLNNEIIAEAKVNLPLRMMNRHGLVTGATGSGKTRTLQLMAEQLSAAGVCVFMPDMKGDLSGMAKEGAVNEKITERANALGIKYTPSGFSVELYSLTGKLGAQMRATVTEFGPTLLSKILELNDTQTGVLNILFKYADDKNLPVVDFNDLKKVLNYLTEGPGAAEIKSDYGKISGATASTILRKIVALEQQGVDSIFGETSFDVEDLFEKIDGRGVISLLNVADIQNQPAIFSTFMLSLLAELYQRLPEAGDLDKPKLIFFLDEAHLLFNDAPKAFLDQIDQIIRLIRSKGVGIFFCTQLTQDVPPSVLAQLGNRVHHVIRAFTPNDVKALKETVKTFPKSEYYEMEQQFTQLGTGQAFITVLNEKGIPTETVVTHLAPPASVMGPLSDGEYKTQLESSDLYKKYKETVDPQSAFEMLDGRMKQHEEEQAEAKEQKAQAKTSSRREKSTFEEVIASPVAKQVGRELVRGVFGVLFGTSTRRSSKRRGGLF, from the coding sequence ATGTCAAAAGAAAATTTCATCGCCGCCATCAACAAGGCCTACACCACGTCGCTTCCCTCTATTTATCTTGGCGCGGGTGTTCTCAACAACGAGATCATCGCGGAAGCCAAAGTGAATTTACCCTTGCGCATGATGAACCGGCATGGGTTGGTGACGGGCGCCACCGGCTCGGGTAAAACACGCACCTTGCAGCTCATGGCCGAGCAACTTTCGGCCGCCGGCGTTTGTGTTTTCATGCCCGATATGAAAGGCGATTTGTCGGGCATGGCCAAAGAGGGCGCGGTCAACGAGAAGATCACCGAGCGCGCCAATGCGTTGGGCATAAAATATACACCCTCCGGATTTTCTGTCGAGTTGTATTCGCTGACCGGAAAACTAGGTGCACAAATGCGCGCCACCGTCACAGAGTTCGGTCCGACGTTGCTCAGCAAAATCCTGGAACTGAACGACACCCAAACCGGTGTGCTGAACATTCTTTTCAAATATGCCGACGATAAGAATTTGCCCGTCGTGGACTTCAACGATCTCAAGAAAGTGTTGAACTACCTCACGGAGGGCCCGGGCGCCGCAGAGATCAAGAGCGACTATGGAAAAATATCCGGCGCCACCGCCTCGACCATCCTGCGCAAGATCGTGGCCCTGGAACAACAAGGTGTCGACAGCATCTTTGGAGAGACCTCGTTCGACGTAGAAGACTTGTTCGAAAAGATCGATGGCCGTGGTGTCATCAGCCTGCTCAACGTGGCCGACATTCAAAACCAACCGGCCATCTTCTCCACGTTCATGCTGTCGCTGCTGGCCGAGCTTTATCAGCGCCTGCCCGAAGCCGGCGACCTGGATAAACCCAAACTCATTTTCTTTCTCGACGAAGCCCACCTGCTCTTCAACGACGCGCCAAAAGCATTCCTGGATCAGATCGATCAAATTATCCGGTTGATCCGCTCGAAAGGCGTGGGCATCTTCTTCTGCACGCAGCTCACGCAAGACGTGCCGCCTTCGGTACTTGCACAGTTGGGTAATCGTGTGCATCACGTGATCCGCGCGTTCACACCCAATGACGTAAAAGCACTAAAAGAAACGGTGAAGACGTTTCCTAAGTCGGAGTACTATGAGATGGAACAACAGTTTACGCAACTGGGTACCGGGCAGGCTTTCATCACGGTGCTCAATGAGAAAGGCATTCCCACCGAAACCGTGGTGACGCATTTGGCGCCGCCGGCATCGGTGATGGGGCCGTTGAGCGATGGTGAATATAAAACGCAACTGGAGTCGTCGGACCTGTATAAGAAATACAAAGAGACGGTCGATCCTCAAAGTGCTTTTGAGATGTTGGATGGTCGCATGAAGCAGCACGAAGAAGAGCAGGCGGAGGCAAAGGAGCAGAAGGCACAAGCGAAGACTTCGTCGCGACGGGAGAAATCTACTTTTGAAGAAGTGATTGCGTCGCCGGTGGCAAAGCAAGTAGGGCGCGAGTTGGTGAGGGGGGTGTTCGGGGTTTTGTTTGGGACGAGCACGCGGCGGAGTTCGAAAAGGAGAGGGGGATTATTTTAA
- the dnaX gene encoding DNA polymerase III subunit gamma/tau, which yields MENFVVSARKYRPTGFDEVVGQEHITTTLKNAIDNNKLAQALLFCGPRGVGKTTCARIVARLINGFEEKAETNSLNIFELDAASNNSVEDIRNLIDQVRYPPQFGKFKVYIIDEVHMLSNAAFNAFLKTLEEPPSYAIFILATTEKHKVIPTILSRCQIFDFNRIQISDIAHHLKKIAQREGIPAEDEALHLISQKADGALRDALSIFDLMVTYSSGKGVTFNATLSNLHILDYDYYFQVVDALLTQNHTQPLLLLDEILRKGFDGHNFIVGLSEHLRNLLVSQDARTTNLMEVPESVKKKYAQQAQSSPPSLLLTWLNIANQCDINYKGSKNQRLSVELALMKMANVGAVLQLQQLNHLGDGLKKKLV from the coding sequence ATGGAGAATTTTGTCGTATCGGCACGGAAATACCGCCCCACGGGGTTTGACGAAGTAGTGGGCCAGGAGCACATCACCACCACGCTCAAAAATGCCATCGACAACAACAAACTGGCGCAAGCGCTGTTGTTTTGCGGCCCTCGCGGCGTGGGCAAAACCACCTGTGCCCGCATCGTTGCCCGCCTCATCAACGGGTTTGAAGAAAAGGCTGAAACCAACTCCCTGAATATCTTTGAGCTGGACGCCGCCTCCAACAACTCGGTGGAAGACATCCGGAACCTGATCGACCAGGTGCGCTACCCTCCCCAGTTTGGAAAATTCAAGGTCTATATCATCGACGAGGTGCACATGCTTTCCAACGCCGCCTTCAATGCCTTTTTGAAGACGCTGGAAGAGCCGCCCTCCTATGCCATCTTTATCCTGGCTACCACCGAAAAACACAAGGTGATCCCCACCATCCTGTCGCGGTGCCAGATTTTCGACTTCAACCGCATACAGATCAGCGATATCGCGCATCACCTCAAAAAGATCGCGCAACGCGAAGGCATCCCCGCCGAGGATGAGGCCCTCCACCTGATCTCACAAAAAGCCGACGGCGCCCTGCGGGATGCGCTCTCCATCTTCGACTTGATGGTGACCTATTCCTCCGGCAAAGGCGTCACCTTCAACGCTACCCTCAGCAACCTCCACATCCTGGACTACGACTATTATTTCCAGGTAGTGGACGCCCTTTTGACCCAGAATCACACGCAACCCCTCTTGTTGCTGGACGAGATCCTGCGCAAAGGGTTTGACGGTCACAACTTTATCGTAGGCCTCAGCGAACACCTGCGCAACCTGCTCGTATCGCAAGACGCGCGCACCACCAACCTGATGGAGGTGCCCGAAAGCGTGAAGAAGAAATATGCGCAACAAGCGCAGTCCTCTCCCCCTTCGCTCCTGCTCACCTGGCTGAACATCGCCAACCAGTGCGACATCAACTACAAAGGCAGCAAGAACCAGCGGCTATCCGTGGAGCTTGCGCTCATGAAAATGGCGAACGTGGGAGCCGTGCTCCAATTGCAACAGTTGAACCATCTGGGGGATGGGTTAAAAAAAAAATTAGTGTAA
- a CDS encoding glycosyltransferase family 87 protein, with amino-acid sequence MSLSIRVVPLIKKIFRKPIFILVVWLSLATVAGLQHYALGHYNNYRIFKNVFWNSVEGKNLYALYPDEHNDSNHYGPFFSVVFAPFALMPDALGLCLWIMFNGVVLFYAIRQLPLKESTGIALLWLVTNELYTSYSNQQINPMVAASIILAYTWMRKEKDFWAAAVIMAGTFIKLYSIAGLAFFFFSKHKTGLVAACLFWAIVCFTAPMVISGPAFVVQSYRDWYTSIKTKDELNAKESRHQDISLSGVVRRVSGHRDIPMLYFLIPGLILFLLPYLKTQYYDDPTFQQLMLCSVLLFICLFSSSTESSTYIIAFTGVSLWFLLHEPPPAKIVLGLLIFAFVLTSLSPTDLVPRPVRAFITSYSLKAVPCVLVWLYLMAELLKYSPSSKWQKTIA; translated from the coding sequence GTGAGCCTCTCTATCCGTGTTGTGCCCCTGATAAAAAAGATTTTTAGAAAGCCCATATTCATCCTGGTAGTATGGCTCTCGTTGGCCACGGTGGCAGGCCTTCAGCATTATGCACTGGGTCACTATAACAATTATCGCATTTTTAAAAATGTGTTTTGGAACAGCGTGGAAGGCAAGAACCTTTACGCGCTTTATCCGGACGAACACAACGACTCCAATCACTACGGACCCTTCTTCAGCGTGGTCTTTGCACCTTTCGCGCTGATGCCCGACGCCCTCGGGCTTTGTTTGTGGATCATGTTCAATGGTGTGGTATTGTTTTATGCCATCCGTCAGCTTCCGCTAAAAGAATCCACCGGGATAGCCTTGCTGTGGCTGGTCACCAACGAGCTTTACACATCCTATTCCAACCAGCAGATCAATCCCATGGTGGCGGCGTCCATTATCCTGGCCTACACATGGATGCGGAAAGAGAAAGATTTTTGGGCGGCCGCCGTGATCATGGCCGGCACCTTTATAAAATTGTATAGCATAGCCGGCCTGGCATTCTTCTTTTTTTCGAAACACAAAACGGGCCTGGTGGCGGCGTGCTTGTTTTGGGCGATCGTATGTTTCACAGCGCCGATGGTCATTTCGGGTCCCGCCTTTGTAGTGCAGTCGTACCGGGATTGGTATACGTCCATCAAAACCAAAGATGAACTGAATGCCAAGGAGTCGCGTCACCAGGACATCTCCCTGTCGGGGGTGGTGCGGCGTGTGTCGGGCCACCGCGACATACCGATGCTTTACTTTTTGATTCCCGGTCTTATACTTTTTCTGTTGCCCTATCTTAAAACTCAATATTACGACGACCCTACGTTCCAGCAGCTCATGCTGTGTTCGGTGTTGCTATTCATTTGTTTATTCAGCAGCAGCACGGAGTCGTCTACCTACATCATTGCCTTCACAGGCGTTTCGCTTTGGTTCCTGTTGCATGAACCACCGCCGGCAAAGATTGTTTTAGGATTGTTGATCTTTGCCTTTGTGTTGACGTCGTTGTCGCCCACGGACCTCGTGCCCCGGCCGGTCAGGGCGTTCATCACTTCCTATTCATTGAAGGCTGTTCCGTGTGTGTTGGTTTGGTTATATTTAATGGCTGAGCTTTTGAAATATAGTCCATCGTCGAAGTGGCAAAAAACAATCGCATGA
- a CDS encoding glycosyltransferase family 2 protein produces MIMNQMNRQLISVVVPVFNEAGNIRKIYSELLRVFDSLPYDCEIIFVDDGSRDNSLELIQEIAAGQSNVFFIELSRNFGHQHALKAGLDVARGHGVISMDCDMQHPPEIIPQLVTQWEKGYDVVYTVREEDPGLSWFKRKSSSYFYRLLNKLSGIDLEKGVADFRLMDRSTVDVFIRFGENDLFIRGLVKWMGFKQAAVRYVPNGRFSGKSKYSLMRMVALAFKGITSFSTKPLVITAYLGIIFFLISLIYLPYALISYFTGHAVSGWTSIIMTVIFFGGLQLLMLGIIGLYLGRIVVQGKGRPQYVIRTTNHPGVVKATYA; encoded by the coding sequence ATGATCATGAACCAAATGAACCGACAACTCATCTCCGTGGTGGTGCCCGTTTTCAACGAAGCCGGAAACATCCGCAAGATCTACTCGGAACTGTTGCGTGTGTTCGACAGCCTTCCCTATGATTGTGAGATCATCTTCGTGGACGACGGAAGCCGCGACAATTCGCTGGAGCTCATACAAGAGATCGCGGCGGGTCAATCGAACGTGTTTTTCATCGAACTGTCAAGAAACTTTGGACACCAGCATGCGCTGAAGGCGGGTCTGGACGTGGCGCGCGGACATGGCGTGATCTCCATGGATTGTGATATGCAGCACCCGCCGGAGATCATTCCGCAGTTGGTGACCCAGTGGGAAAAGGGATACGATGTCGTTTACACCGTCCGCGAAGAAGATCCGGGTCTTTCCTGGTTCAAGCGCAAAAGCTCATCCTATTTCTACAGACTCCTGAACAAATTGTCGGGCATCGATTTGGAAAAAGGGGTGGCCGACTTCCGGCTCATGGACCGGTCGACGGTGGATGTGTTTATCCGCTTTGGTGAGAACGACCTCTTCATTCGTGGGCTGGTGAAGTGGATGGGGTTCAAACAAGCTGCTGTGCGTTATGTTCCCAATGGCCGCTTTTCAGGAAAAAGCAAATATAGCCTGATGCGCATGGTGGCCCTGGCCTTCAAAGGCATCACCTCGTTCAGCACGAAGCCGCTGGTGATCACGGCCTATCTCGGCATCATATTTTTCCTTATTTCATTGATCTATCTTCCGTACGCCCTCATCAGTTATTTTACGGGCCATGCCGTTTCGGGATGGACTTCGATCATCATGACGGTGATATTTTTCGGCGGCCTGCAATTGCTCATGCTGGGCATTATCGGTCTGTATCTCGGCCGCATTGTTGTTCAGGGAAAAGGAAGACCCCAATATGTTATCCGGACCACGAACCATCCCGGTGTTGTTAAAGCAACCTATGCCTAG
- a CDS encoding polysaccharide deacetylase family protein: MPRPRLYLSFDIEEFDMPLEYGKSISFEEQIAISKAGCHHILDLLKKHSARATFFSTVVFAENVPDIIQRILGEGHELASHGFYHSDFKNEHLLQSRLELERLSGRSIEGFRMARMMPVETGEIIRAGYRYNSSLNPVYIPGRYNNYFKKRTWFRSGTLLEIPASATPFVRFPLFWLSFHNLPQGLYRGLCAITMMKDHYLNIYFHPWEFTDLTLPRFGFPGFVKRKTGTKMIEAFDGWLSWCHRKGYTFEVLREFSQQHEAHAGRLTGPLTP; the protein is encoded by the coding sequence ATGCCTAGACCGCGTCTTTACCTTTCTTTCGACATAGAAGAATTCGACATGCCGTTGGAGTATGGAAAATCCATTTCATTCGAAGAACAGATTGCCATATCCAAAGCCGGTTGTCATCACATTCTCGATTTGCTGAAGAAGCATTCCGCACGGGCCACTTTTTTTAGTACGGTGGTGTTTGCAGAAAATGTGCCCGATATCATTCAACGCATTCTCGGCGAAGGACATGAGTTGGCTTCACACGGTTTTTATCATTCCGATTTTAAAAACGAACACCTGTTACAATCGCGGTTGGAGCTTGAGCGACTATCGGGAAGGAGCATCGAGGGGTTTCGCATGGCGCGCATGATGCCGGTGGAGACGGGGGAGATCATCCGGGCGGGGTACCGGTACAACTCGTCGTTAAACCCAGTTTATATTCCCGGCCGGTACAACAACTATTTCAAAAAGAGAACCTGGTTTCGCAGCGGCACTTTGTTGGAGATCCCAGCGTCGGCGACACCCTTCGTTCGCTTCCCGCTTTTTTGGTTGTCGTTTCACAACCTGCCGCAAGGGCTATACCGCGGCTTGTGCGCGATCACGATGATGAAAGATCATTACCTCAACATCTACTTTCACCCTTGGGAATTTACAGACCTCACCCTGCCACGCTTTGGTTTTCCGGGGTTCGTAAAACGCAAGACGGGAACAAAGATGATCGAAGCCTTTGATGGCTGGTTGTCCTGGTGCCACCGCAAGGGCTACACGTTTGAAGTGCTACGCGAATTTTCGCAACAACATGAAGCGCATGCCGGGCGATTGACGGGACCCCTTACCCCTTGA
- a CDS encoding ATP-dependent DNA helicase — protein MNKGVSATSDKDTIVIPSDFRLEDDLAAAYHMMEFTSETLFLTGRAGTGKSTLLNYFRKTTTKKHIVLAPTGLAALHVGGGTIHSFFGFPLRTLVKDDPEIQPWGKGHPRLRILRKMETLIIDEVSMVRADVLDAIDLSLRLNMNNDLPFGGKQLIFIGDVFQLSPVVSAQDFQSTDLDTYESPYFFSADAFRASRPKVVELKKIYRQLDDDFIYLLNRIRMNNADGHDLEALNRRYRPGEDEHEFAVSLTSINAIADQVNLQKLMALKTHGEVYRGKTDGTFDQRLFPASLQLSLREGAQVMMVKNDMQGRWVNGTIGIVDQLTPEVIMVRFADGAIHRIEPVTWERKAYTWDKPLNTITFEVLGTYTQYPIRLAWAMTIHKSQGLTFDNISIDMGRGAFAHGQLYVALSRCRTLEGITLKSKINARDMIVDEAVEYFAGRCGLG, from the coding sequence ATGAATAAGGGAGTCAGCGCTACTTCGGACAAAGACACCATTGTCATTCCCAGTGACTTTCGGCTGGAAGATGACCTGGCCGCCGCCTACCACATGATGGAATTTACGAGCGAGACCCTTTTTCTGACCGGACGTGCGGGGACGGGGAAGTCTACGTTGTTGAATTACTTTCGGAAGACCACGACAAAAAAACATATTGTGTTGGCTCCTACGGGGTTGGCGGCGCTTCATGTGGGTGGGGGGACGATTCATTCTTTTTTTGGGTTTCCGTTGCGGACCTTGGTGAAGGACGATCCGGAGATACAGCCTTGGGGCAAGGGACATCCCCGGTTGCGTATTCTTCGCAAGATGGAGACGTTGATCATCGACGAGGTGTCGATGGTGCGGGCCGATGTGTTGGATGCCATCGACTTGTCGCTTCGGCTCAACATGAATAATGACCTCCCTTTTGGGGGCAAGCAACTTATTTTTATTGGCGATGTGTTCCAGCTTTCGCCGGTGGTGAGTGCTCAGGATTTTCAAAGCACCGACCTGGACACGTATGAGAGTCCTTATTTTTTTAGCGCCGATGCCTTTCGTGCCAGCCGTCCCAAGGTGGTGGAATTAAAAAAAATCTACCGGCAACTGGACGATGATTTCATTTATCTCTTGAACCGGATCCGCATGAACAATGCCGACGGTCACGACCTGGAAGCCTTGAACCGGCGCTATCGCCCGGGAGAAGATGAACACGAATTTGCGGTATCGCTCACTTCCATTAACGCAATTGCCGACCAGGTGAATTTGCAAAAACTTATGGCCTTAAAGACACACGGTGAAGTGTACCGGGGCAAAACGGATGGCACATTCGATCAACGTCTCTTCCCGGCCAGCTTGCAGTTGAGCCTGCGCGAAGGGGCACAGGTGATGATGGTGAAGAACGATATGCAGGGACGATGGGTGAACGGCACCATCGGCATCGTGGACCAGCTCACCCCGGAGGTGATCATGGTGCGGTTCGCCGATGGGGCTATCCATCGCATCGAGCCGGTGACGTGGGAGCGTAAGGCCTATACATGGGACAAGCCATTGAACACGATCACCTTTGAGGTGTTGGGTACCTACACGCAATACCCCATCCGTTTGGCATGGGCGATGACGATCCACAAAAGTCAGGGCCTGACCTTTGATAACATCTCCATCGACATGGGGCGTGGGGCCTTTGCCCACGGGCAGTTGTATGTGGCGTTGAGCCGGTGCCGGACCCTGGAGGGAATAACATTGAAATCGAAGATCAATGCCCGGGACATGATCGTTGATGAAGCTGTGGAGTACTTTGCGGGCCGTTGCGGTTTGGGATAA
- the dinB gene encoding DNA polymerase IV encodes MTSSSKNFRKIIHIDMDAFYASIEQRDHPEYRGKPIVVGGSPEGRGGVVATASYEARKFGIRSAMPSKRARQLCEAVIFVRPRFDVYKEVSQKIREIFHRFTDIIEPLSLDEAFLDVTHDKQGIGSAIDIAKLIRQAIRDELQLTASAGVSINKFVAKIASDMNKPDGLTFIGPSRIEKFMEDLPVEKFFGVGRVTAEKMRNMGLHKGADLKQLSEEELVKRFGKPGKFFYKIVRGIDDRAVQPDRETKSVGAEDTFPYDLEEAGEMVEELDKIASILEGRLKRYGLKGRTITLKIKYHDFKQVTRSQSLTQGVDDKATILDIAQQLLLATDLEEKKIRLLGISLSNFGEPGERSRRDEGNEQLPLFPQDDSW; translated from the coding sequence ATGACCTCCTCCTCCAAAAATTTCCGCAAGATCATTCACATCGATATGGATGCCTTCTATGCCTCCATCGAGCAGCGTGATCATCCCGAATACCGGGGTAAGCCGATTGTGGTAGGGGGATCGCCGGAGGGGCGTGGGGGTGTGGTGGCTACGGCCAGTTATGAGGCGCGCAAATTTGGGATCCGGTCAGCTATGCCGTCGAAGCGGGCGCGTCAGCTTTGCGAGGCGGTTATTTTTGTGCGGCCGCGGTTTGATGTTTATAAAGAAGTGTCGCAAAAGATCCGCGAGATCTTTCACCGGTTTACGGACATCATCGAACCGCTTTCGTTGGATGAAGCCTTCCTCGACGTTACGCACGATAAGCAAGGCATCGGCTCGGCCATCGACATCGCCAAGCTCATCCGGCAGGCGATCCGCGACGAATTGCAGCTCACAGCCTCGGCGGGTGTGTCCATCAATAAGTTTGTCGCGAAGATCGCTTCCGATATGAACAAGCCCGACGGCCTCACCTTCATCGGGCCTTCGCGCATCGAGAAGTTTATGGAGGATCTGCCGGTAGAGAAATTTTTTGGCGTGGGGCGGGTCACGGCAGAGAAGATGCGCAACATGGGCCTGCACAAAGGGGCCGACCTAAAGCAGCTTTCGGAAGAGGAATTGGTCAAACGCTTTGGCAAGCCGGGCAAATTTTTTTACAAGATCGTGCGCGGCATCGACGACCGCGCCGTGCAACCCGATCGCGAAACAAAATCGGTGGGGGCAGAAGACACGTTTCCCTACGACCTGGAAGAGGCCGGCGAAATGGTGGAGGAGCTGGATAAAATCGCCAGCATCCTGGAAGGCCGCCTGAAACGCTACGGACTGAAAGGCCGCACCATCACACTTAAAATAAAATACCACGACTTCAAGCAAGTCACCCGAAGCCAATCGCTCACACAAGGCGTCGACGATAAAGCCACGATCCTGGATATAGCGCAACAGTTGCTGTTGGCCACCGACCTCGAAGAGAAAAAGATCCGCCTGTTGGGGATCTCTCTGTCCAACTTTGGCGAGCCTGGGGAAAGATCGCGACGCGACGAGGGGAATGAGCAGTTACCCTTATTTCCCCAAGACGATTCGTGGTAA
- a CDS encoding TetR/AcrR family transcriptional regulator has protein sequence MSKAERTKAFIIEKTAPVFNTKGYAGTSMADLSEATGLTKGSIYGNFSNKDEVALAAFDHNFQSVQNIVKAEMAKRTGVLDQLMAYVSVYEGFEKYPFPLGGCPILNTATESDDTHPELRKKVAAAIISWKNSLVSLLEKGIKTKEIRATVDAEQTAIAIIALIEGGIMVAKATGKNSYRKAVVQSVEKMIRGLK, from the coding sequence ATGTCAAAAGCCGAGCGAACCAAGGCCTTCATCATCGAAAAGACCGCTCCTGTATTCAACACGAAGGGGTATGCGGGCACATCGATGGCGGACCTGTCGGAAGCCACAGGGCTCACCAAAGGCAGCATCTATGGCAACTTCAGCAATAAGGACGAAGTGGCGCTTGCCGCTTTCGATCATAATTTTCAAAGCGTGCAAAACATTGTGAAGGCCGAAATGGCGAAACGCACCGGCGTGCTGGACCAGTTGATGGCCTATGTGTCGGTATACGAGGGCTTTGAAAAATATCCATTTCCCCTCGGCGGTTGCCCCATCTTGAACACGGCCACCGAATCGGACGATACCCATCCCGAGCTTCGGAAGAAAGTCGCGGCGGCCATCATTTCCTGGAAGAACAGCCTGGTGAGCCTGCTGGAGAAAGGCATCAAAACAAAAGAAATTCGCGCCACGGTCGATGCAGAACAAACCGCCATCGCCATCATCGCCCTGATCGAAGGCGGCATCATGGTGGCCAAGGCCACGGGCAAAAATAGTTACCGGAAGGCCGTCGTGCAGTCGGTCGAGAAAATGATCCGGGGACTGAAATAA